In Paenibacillus hexagrammi, the following are encoded in one genomic region:
- a CDS encoding DHH family phosphoesterase, with product MPKFLLKRWHGLHIVWIFVLLLVLTAIVFYYQWLLGVLSLLLSGVLAYFTLQAETAFRKDLNTYVGTITHRVKKAGTEVMSGLPIGIVLYNEEKRIEWHNPFVAKMLEQESVIGESLLEWFPDLKSKKDKNEKIEMPIGKHIYQVWIRPEERLMFFREITEQANLARKYEDEKIAIGIVMLDNLDEATQGMDDQTRSIMLAKVTGEITEWAQRNQLYLRRTASDRFLILMDQKGLRNLEQTRFEILDDVRDLTIENKLPLTLSIGIASGAEHLVELGQMAQMSLDMSLGRGGDQVSVRVGQRLSFYGGKTNAVEKRTRVRARVISHALRDLMKESDKVVVMGHRFPDMDSIGAAVGVLKAVQVIGKEGYIVLEGVNPSIQKLMETISADERLYRWFITPEQAMQIMTQRTLAVVVDTHKASMVAEPKLLQLTHRIVVVDHHRRSEEFIQDATLVYMEPYASSTCELVTELLQYIHDKLAMEVLEATVLLAGIVVDTKSFSLRTGARTFEAASYLRRNGADSGLIQTLLKEDLDSYIEKAEIMRHTEILYEHVALAVSEPRKKHSQLMIAQVADTLLNMTNIMASFVISERHDGLIGISARSLGQMNVQLVMERLGGGGHLTNAATQMEGTLEEAAMRLKQVLQEMEDEEGLLNESCTVKRCEGSRQEGRD from the coding sequence ATGCCGAAATTCCTCTTAAAGCGGTGGCATGGTCTTCATATCGTATGGATTTTCGTATTGCTGCTGGTACTGACTGCGATTGTATTCTACTATCAGTGGCTGCTTGGCGTCTTGTCCTTACTGCTTTCTGGCGTTCTTGCGTATTTTACGCTGCAGGCGGAGACAGCCTTTCGAAAGGATCTCAACACCTACGTCGGAACCATTACCCATCGGGTGAAGAAAGCCGGCACGGAGGTCATGAGCGGATTGCCGATCGGCATTGTTTTATATAATGAAGAAAAAAGAATCGAATGGCACAATCCTTTCGTAGCCAAAATGCTGGAACAGGAATCTGTCATCGGTGAGTCTTTATTGGAATGGTTTCCAGACCTAAAGAGTAAAAAGGATAAGAACGAAAAAATTGAAATGCCGATTGGCAAGCATATTTATCAAGTATGGATTCGGCCGGAAGAGAGGCTGATGTTTTTTCGGGAAATTACCGAACAAGCCAATCTGGCCAGAAAGTATGAAGATGAGAAAATTGCCATTGGCATTGTCATGCTGGATAATCTGGATGAAGCAACGCAAGGCATGGATGATCAGACGAGAAGTATCATGCTGGCGAAGGTAACAGGAGAGATTACAGAGTGGGCGCAAAGGAACCAGCTTTACCTTAGGCGTACCGCCTCGGACAGATTCCTCATCTTAATGGATCAAAAAGGGCTGCGTAACCTGGAGCAGACAAGGTTTGAGATATTGGACGATGTTCGTGACTTGACGATCGAGAACAAGCTGCCGCTTACGCTCAGTATCGGTATCGCTTCCGGTGCCGAGCATTTGGTTGAGCTGGGACAGATGGCGCAAATGAGCTTGGACATGTCCTTAGGCCGCGGCGGCGATCAGGTGTCTGTGAGAGTAGGGCAGCGCCTATCCTTCTACGGAGGAAAGACGAACGCAGTGGAGAAGAGAACCCGCGTTCGTGCAAGGGTCATTTCTCACGCGCTAAGGGATTTGATGAAAGAAAGCGACAAGGTCGTTGTGATGGGCCACCGTTTTCCGGATATGGACTCCATAGGCGCAGCGGTCGGCGTGTTGAAGGCCGTTCAGGTTATCGGCAAAGAAGGCTACATTGTACTTGAGGGAGTCAATCCCTCTATTCAGAAGCTGATGGAAACGATCTCGGCGGATGAGCGCTTGTACCGTTGGTTTATTACACCGGAACAAGCGATGCAGATCATGACGCAGCGAACCCTTGCTGTTGTAGTGGATACACATAAGGCATCTATGGTGGCAGAGCCCAAGCTGCTGCAGCTTACGCATCGCATTGTGGTTGTCGATCATCATCGGCGCAGCGAGGAGTTTATCCAGGACGCAACACTGGTCTACATGGAGCCTTATGCATCATCTACTTGCGAGCTGGTTACCGAGCTGCTGCAGTATATCCATGATAAGCTGGCTATGGAGGTGCTGGAGGCGACGGTTCTCTTGGCCGGTATTGTGGTCGATACGAAGAGCTTCAGTCTTAGGACAGGCGCCAGAACGTTTGAAGCGGCTTCGTATCTTCGCCGCAATGGAGCGGATTCCGGGCTCATTCAAACACTGCTGAAGGAAGATCTCGATTCTTATATTGAGAAAGCGGAAATTATGCGGCATACGGAGATCCTGTATGAACATGTGGCATTAGCCGTATCAGAACCGAGGAAAAAGCACTCGCAGTTGATGATTGCTCAAGTTGCTGATACATTGTTGAATATGACGAATATCATGGCATCCTTCGTCATCAGTGAACGGCATGACGGATTAATCGGCATTAGCGCCAGATCACTCGGTCAGATGAATGTGCAGCTGGTGATGGAACGGCTCGGCGGAGGCGGACATTTGACCAATGCGGCCACCCAGATGGAAGGAACCTTGGAGGAAGCAGCAATGCGGCTTAAGCAGGTGCTGCAAGAGATGGAAGACGAGGAGGGGCTTTTGAATGAAAGTTGTACTGTTAAAAGATGTGAAGGGTCAAGGCAAGAAGGGCGAGATTAA
- the rplI gene encoding 50S ribosomal protein L9, with protein MKVVLLKDVKGQGKKGEIKEVSEGYANNFLFAQGLAAPATQGAVKQLDNQKKAEQRRKDQEKADAQQLGVKLSEMTVQIKAKSGEGGRLFGAITSKQIAEALEKQKIVIDKRKIVLDDPIRTLGVTKVPVKLHSEVTTTLSVQVTEEK; from the coding sequence ATGAAAGTTGTACTGTTAAAAGATGTGAAGGGTCAAGGCAAGAAGGGCGAGATTAAGGAAGTATCCGAAGGTTACGCAAATAACTTTCTGTTCGCGCAAGGACTAGCTGCACCGGCAACACAAGGCGCAGTGAAGCAATTGGATAATCAGAAGAAGGCCGAGCAGCGCCGCAAGGATCAAGAGAAGGCAGATGCGCAGCAGCTCGGAGTGAAGCTTAGCGAGATGACGGTTCAGATCAAGGCGAAATCAGGAGAAGGCGGACGTCTCTTCGGAGCCATCACGAGCAAGCAGATAGCGGAAGCTTTGGAGAAGCAGAAAATTGTGATCGACAAGCGTAAAATCGTGCTGGACGATCCAATTCGTACCCTTGGTGTTACGAAGGTTCCGGTGAAGCTGCACAGCGAAGTGACAACAACACTTAGCGTACAGGTAACAGAAGAGAAATAA
- a CDS encoding adenylosuccinate synthase, with the protein MSTVVVVGTQWGDEGKGKITDFLAESAEVVARYQGGNNAGHTIIIGDKKYKLTMVPSGIFYQDKACVIGNGMVINPAALIEEINYIHDNGFTTTNLNISDRAHVIMPYHLVLDGLEEDRKGDSKIGTTRKGIGPCYMDKAARNGIRIADLMDAEEFELKLRRIVAEKNVLIEQVYGSTPLDVEPILKQYLEYAEVLRPYVTDTSVVLNEYIDQGRRVLFEGAQGVMLDIDQGTYPYVTSSNPTAGGVCIGSGVGPTKIHNIIGVAKAYTTRVGDGPFPTEQNNEVGDWIREKGFEYGTVTGRPRRVGWFDSVVVRHARRVSGITGLSLNSIDVLTGLETVKICTGYMYRGQLIEHYPSSLKAISECEAVYEELPGWTEDVSQARTLSDLPENARHYVERVSQLTGIPIAIFSVGRNREQTNLVRPIYS; encoded by the coding sequence ATGTCAACGGTTGTTGTTGTCGGTACGCAATGGGGAGACGAAGGGAAAGGAAAGATCACTGACTTTCTGGCGGAGTCCGCAGAAGTTGTAGCCCGTTACCAAGGTGGTAACAATGCGGGTCATACGATCATTATCGGCGATAAGAAGTATAAGCTGACGATGGTTCCTTCAGGCATTTTTTATCAAGATAAAGCTTGCGTGATCGGTAACGGAATGGTTATCAATCCTGCCGCTCTCATTGAGGAAATTAACTATATACATGATAACGGCTTTACCACTACGAATCTGAACATCAGTGACCGCGCTCACGTGATTATGCCCTATCATCTCGTATTGGACGGACTGGAAGAAGATCGTAAAGGCGACAGCAAAATCGGTACGACCCGTAAAGGGATCGGACCTTGCTATATGGATAAAGCGGCCCGCAACGGCATTCGGATTGCCGACTTGATGGACGCAGAGGAATTCGAATTGAAGCTTCGCCGCATTGTTGCGGAGAAGAACGTATTGATCGAGCAAGTGTACGGTTCCACGCCACTAGACGTAGAGCCGATTCTCAAACAATATCTTGAGTACGCTGAAGTGCTTCGTCCCTACGTGACAGATACTTCCGTTGTACTGAACGAGTACATCGATCAAGGCCGCAGAGTGCTGTTCGAAGGCGCACAGGGCGTTATGCTCGATATCGACCAAGGTACATACCCATATGTGACATCATCCAACCCAACAGCGGGTGGCGTGTGCATCGGCTCAGGCGTAGGCCCGACTAAGATTCATAACATTATCGGTGTAGCCAAAGCCTATACAACCCGCGTCGGCGACGGTCCGTTCCCAACAGAGCAGAACAATGAAGTAGGCGATTGGATTCGTGAAAAAGGCTTCGAGTACGGTACGGTTACAGGACGTCCGCGCCGTGTAGGCTGGTTCGACAGCGTTGTCGTACGCCACGCAAGACGCGTGAGCGGTATTACAGGCTTGTCCTTGAACTCGATTGATGTACTGACAGGTCTGGAAACGGTGAAAATCTGCACAGGCTATATGTACCGCGGCCAGCTGATTGAACACTATCCTTCCAGCTTGAAGGCTATTTCTGAATGTGAAGCTGTGTATGAAGAGCTGCCGGGCTGGACGGAAGATGTGTCCCAAGCTCGTACACTGAGCGATCTGCCAGAGAACGCAAGACATTATGTTGAGCGTGTATCCCAGCTGACAGGCATTCCGATTGCGATCTTCTCTGTAGGTCGTAACCGCGAGCAAACAAACTTGGTTCGCCCGATTTACTCATAA
- a CDS encoding peptidoglycan DD-metalloendopeptidase family protein codes for MIKIGDKLDLTLLQPTLSVKTTEKVIRNQEIQYDTEYVKDDNLRVGVIQPISEGKNGLKKVTIQVTKVNGMMTDEQVVNEEIIDQPVTAKARKGTKVVKGEGSGKFAWPVASPNITSTYGVRWGKLHKGIDITGNKKIMAADNGKVVETGYKNDYGNYVIINHLNGYETLYGHMSKIIAKEGAIVEKGEQIGVMGSTGDSTGVHLHFEIHKSGGLQNPLKYLNR; via the coding sequence ATGATTAAGATTGGCGATAAACTGGACCTAACATTGCTTCAACCGACGCTATCGGTGAAGACGACGGAGAAAGTCATTCGCAATCAAGAGATTCAGTACGATACGGAATATGTAAAGGATGACAACCTGCGAGTAGGTGTGATTCAGCCGATATCAGAGGGTAAGAACGGCCTGAAGAAAGTGACGATCCAGGTCACCAAGGTCAACGGCATGATGACCGATGAGCAAGTGGTCAATGAAGAGATCATCGACCAGCCGGTTACGGCTAAAGCAAGAAAAGGCACGAAGGTTGTAAAAGGTGAAGGCTCAGGTAAGTTTGCATGGCCTGTTGCATCGCCAAACATTACGAGTACATACGGTGTACGTTGGGGCAAGCTGCACAAAGGAATTGACATAACAGGCAATAAAAAGATTATGGCTGCCGATAACGGCAAAGTGGTCGAAACCGGATATAAAAACGATTACGGCAATTATGTGATTATTAATCATCTGAACGGTTACGAGACTTTATACGGCCATATGAGCAAAATTATTGCCAAAGAAGGCGCCATTGTTGAGAAAGGCGAGCAAATTGGCGTGATGGGCAGTACAGGTGACTCCACAGGCGTGCATTTACATTTTGAAATTCATAAAAGCGGAGGATTGCAAAATCCTTTGAAATATTTAAATAGATAG
- the yycF gene encoding response regulator YycF produces MFGKILVVDDEQPIADILKFNLEKEGYQVVCAYDGGSAVELAFSENPDLILLDLMLPVKDGMDVCREVRSKLNTPIIMLTAKDTELDKVLGLEMGADDYVTKPFGTRELLARVKAHLRRQTKTQSATPELDTKRNGITIHQLFIDNDMYMVYKDGAPLDLTHREFELIQYMAKNSGKVMTREHLLQAVWGFEYFGDVRTVDVTIRRLREKLETDPSRPEYITTRRGLGYMMRSPKSGGF; encoded by the coding sequence TTGTTTGGAAAAATTCTCGTTGTTGATGACGAACAACCGATTGCAGATATTTTGAAGTTTAATTTGGAAAAAGAGGGGTATCAGGTCGTCTGCGCCTATGATGGCGGCAGTGCGGTGGAATTAGCCTTTTCGGAAAATCCTGACTTAATTCTTCTTGATCTCATGCTGCCTGTGAAGGATGGTATGGATGTATGCCGAGAGGTGCGTTCAAAGTTGAATACACCTATCATTATGCTGACGGCGAAGGATACAGAACTGGATAAAGTGCTTGGCCTAGAGATGGGCGCTGACGACTATGTGACCAAGCCGTTTGGGACCCGTGAGCTGTTAGCCAGAGTGAAGGCACACCTGCGCAGACAGACGAAGACACAGTCGGCAACGCCGGAGCTGGATACGAAGCGCAATGGCATTACCATTCATCAGCTGTTTATCGATAATGACATGTATATGGTGTACAAGGATGGAGCTCCGCTCGACCTGACGCACCGGGAATTCGAACTCATTCAATATATGGCCAAGAACTCGGGTAAGGTCATGACGCGTGAGCATTTGCTGCAGGCCGTGTGGGGCTTTGAGTACTTTGGCGATGTGCGAACGGTGGACGTGACGATCAGACGGCTGCGTGAAAAGCTGGAGACCGATCCTAGTCGTCCGGAATACATCACAACCCGCAGGGGTCTGGGGTATATGATGCGGAGTCCGAAGTCCGGAGGCTTCTAA